From one Treponema denticola genomic stretch:
- a CDS encoding SpoIIE family protein phosphatase, translating into MINGKKHMRKFLIIFLMFLFFISFLSAKEFYWENPSVISGRNGYFLKSASNANISASVWEEAVKSSDSEGLIYISTGVYANNKWIINERIIPPIPYTADIPSIVSIAVGNDDSILIALVKNRNTITILKSTDYGKTYTVKNITTEIYDLLSPQLSVASNGKYLMFISHGADEKFSIFYSSSEDGLNWPAFSEFNFAKKMDRIFLPTHTASARNDVLVFQALDKSGDRRTYQLFSSFSSNGGSSWSEPVRITDNFDFNNQRPHILYINSEKSIFIVWEQSSYRSEKNSPAYAVLDSKGKLASSIEILPSGNGTIFSPRIIAYNSKPLISWSETYDGKSSILIARKEDSIWTTDSVASITGSLLFVNPFFVDGNLHILWQEGVRSAKIMHIEPDHEVAKAQLQPLDFDSKTSEGRQKITMKIKFPNDSSGIAGYSYEWSKDVPPESVEPVIKKLKDETVLVYEPEEDGLWYLGVRVCDYAGNWSEMSTVSYERDIVPPAAPIFDLLALDKKGFVKSNTFDIQWNPPDLDIDGKPETAINGYIWNLSYIGDIDKFLLYLKKAGTDFIDDDVVQKVLSDNLNIELNTSKISSVSNKREFKNYENGLYALTVSAVDAFGNIGAPAVKYFALNKYIPYTYVADINAVQALDGSISLSLVGKGFAAGGEVTSIYVDDDGLPPYDLTIEKKDFSVLSDKLISNIKINYLDPGKYYVGLMHSERGVYFAQKNISFDDIGNIKLGDYGKAYKYNWLLSAMDSDFSDYFLIICFTIFILFIMILSITGVIYSVKEAIKIKYEVSVLLRGGAMAFGKEKKLSALKVRGGGLRLKFMMFTSTLIISVILTLALPLGFRFSETQERLLAEGLASNTQVLLESLSSSAKAYLPSKNVLELGFLPSQVSALKEAHFATITGVHIDNKKVGYNFVWASNDEDILSKIDTPDFVVGKSELSLPQLEDVYKKLDEIDKEARNSVGEIADEIQSLTNTAMEIALSTDRKSVERRNEIQSAINQMETKLSSELNGLSIKGAGSYPEFNSKKLSRDITSYLFYKPILYRDAGGQSNFVQGMVYIQVSTQGLIEQIDEATTALYKIIFLISLGALAAGLLGAYILSSIITAPIKKLVEHVAMIAATEDKELLAGKDVKLKTKDEIGVLGTTINEMTSGLVEAAAASKDLTMGKEIQKMFLPLDLDEAGRKLTSGKTVDDNVEFFGYYEGARGVSGDYFDYIKLDDRYYAIIKCDVAGKGVPAALIMVEVATLFLDYFRDWSYKKQGLKIDQVVSRINDLLESRGFKGRFAAFTLCIMDSISGNVHFCNAGDNIINIYDAASKKMKEVVLTEVSAAGVFPTFMIDMKGGFKVETVKLNSGDVLFLYTDGIEEAKRLFRNSKLQPVLCEEPGLEKDAEHETHSVGQDGEELGKPRVCEIIESIFARRFFSLKKWHNPIENEQFDFDFTNLEGTIEDAVIGLVSVEKIFRMYQDPKATERDMVQVDKKIDLFLNKHFRQYQTYCGNRVPNTSYNEYLYYTNVREDQQYDDLTILGIKKK; encoded by the coding sequence ATGATTAACGGAAAAAAACATATGAGAAAATTCTTAATTATATTTTTAATGTTCTTATTTTTTATAAGTTTTTTATCAGCAAAAGAATTTTATTGGGAAAATCCTTCCGTTATAAGCGGCCGAAATGGATACTTTTTAAAGTCCGCTTCAAATGCAAACATCTCGGCCTCTGTCTGGGAAGAAGCCGTTAAATCTTCCGATAGTGAGGGACTGATATATATATCAACAGGTGTATATGCAAATAACAAATGGATAATAAATGAACGAATCATTCCGCCTATTCCTTATACGGCCGATATTCCGTCAATTGTTTCTATCGCTGTTGGAAATGATGACAGTATTTTAATCGCATTGGTAAAAAACCGTAATACTATTACAATTTTAAAAAGTACCGATTACGGTAAAACATATACGGTTAAAAATATTACCACAGAAATATACGATTTGCTTTCTCCTCAACTATCCGTTGCTTCAAATGGTAAGTATCTTATGTTTATTTCTCACGGTGCAGATGAAAAGTTTTCTATATTTTATTCTTCATCTGAAGACGGTCTTAATTGGCCTGCTTTTTCTGAATTTAACTTTGCAAAAAAAATGGATAGAATTTTTCTTCCTACACATACGGCTTCTGCAAGAAATGATGTCTTGGTTTTTCAAGCCTTGGATAAGAGCGGGGACAGGCGTACTTACCAGCTTTTTTCTTCATTTTCTTCTAATGGCGGTTCCTCTTGGTCGGAGCCTGTGAGAATAACGGATAATTTTGATTTTAACAATCAAAGACCTCATATATTATATATTAATTCGGAAAAATCTATTTTCATTGTTTGGGAACAATCATCTTACCGCAGCGAAAAGAATTCTCCCGCTTATGCCGTTTTAGATAGCAAAGGAAAACTTGCCTCTTCAATTGAAATACTGCCATCCGGAAACGGAACGATATTTAGTCCTAGAATTATAGCTTATAATAGTAAGCCTCTTATTTCTTGGTCAGAAACTTATGACGGCAAATCATCCATTTTGATTGCAAGAAAAGAGGATTCAATTTGGACAACCGACTCTGTTGCATCTATTACCGGATCCTTGCTTTTTGTAAATCCCTTTTTTGTAGACGGTAATCTTCATATCCTTTGGCAAGAAGGAGTACGCTCGGCAAAAATAATGCATATCGAACCTGACCATGAGGTAGCGAAAGCTCAGCTTCAACCTTTGGATTTTGATTCAAAAACTTCAGAGGGAAGACAAAAAATTACAATGAAGATTAAATTTCCCAATGACTCATCAGGTATAGCCGGTTATTCGTATGAATGGTCAAAGGATGTACCTCCCGAATCTGTAGAACCTGTGATTAAAAAATTAAAAGACGAAACCGTTTTGGTGTATGAACCCGAAGAAGACGGTTTATGGTACTTGGGTGTTAGAGTTTGCGACTATGCCGGAAACTGGTCCGAGATGTCTACTGTTTCTTATGAAAGAGATATAGTTCCTCCTGCAGCTCCTATATTTGATTTATTGGCCTTAGATAAAAAAGGTTTTGTAAAATCGAATACGTTTGATATTCAATGGAATCCTCCCGATTTAGATATAGACGGAAAACCTGAAACGGCTATAAACGGTTATATATGGAATCTTTCTTATATCGGCGATATAGATAAATTTCTTTTATACCTAAAAAAAGCCGGTACCGATTTTATCGATGATGATGTTGTGCAAAAAGTTTTGTCTGATAATTTAAATATTGAATTAAATACATCAAAAATAAGTTCCGTTTCAAATAAAAGAGAATTTAAAAATTATGAAAACGGTCTTTATGCTTTAACAGTTTCTGCCGTAGACGCTTTTGGAAATATCGGTGCTCCGGCAGTAAAGTATTTTGCTTTAAATAAATATATTCCGTATACTTATGTTGCAGATATAAATGCGGTACAAGCGCTGGACGGATCTATCTCTCTTTCTCTGGTAGGTAAGGGCTTTGCTGCCGGAGGCGAAGTAACTTCGATCTATGTTGATGATGACGGACTTCCTCCGTATGATCTAACTATAGAAAAAAAAGATTTTTCTGTTCTTAGTGATAAACTTATATCGAATATAAAAATAAATTATCTGGATCCCGGAAAATACTATGTGGGATTGATGCACTCAGAACGAGGCGTTTACTTTGCTCAAAAAAACATATCTTTTGATGATATAGGAAATATTAAGCTGGGTGATTATGGAAAGGCCTATAAATATAATTGGCTTCTTTCGGCTATGGATTCCGATTTTTCTGATTATTTTTTAATTATTTGTTTTACCATATTTATTTTATTTATTATGATTCTTTCAATAACGGGAGTTATTTATTCCGTAAAAGAAGCTATAAAAATAAAGTATGAAGTAAGTGTTTTATTACGCGGAGGTGCTATGGCATTTGGAAAAGAAAAAAAACTGTCTGCATTAAAAGTTAGAGGCGGCGGATTAAGGTTGAAGTTTATGATGTTTACAAGTACTTTGATAATATCGGTTATTTTAACCTTGGCTCTTCCTTTGGGTTTCAGATTTTCGGAAACACAGGAAAGACTTTTGGCTGAAGGTTTGGCTTCAAATACTCAGGTTTTGCTTGAAAGTTTGAGTTCCAGTGCCAAAGCTTATCTTCCTTCAAAAAATGTATTGGAGCTGGGCTTTTTACCCTCACAAGTATCTGCACTCAAAGAAGCACATTTTGCAACGATAACCGGTGTTCATATTGATAATAAAAAAGTAGGTTATAATTTTGTTTGGGCTTCCAATGATGAAGATATTCTTTCTAAAATAGATACTCCTGATTTTGTTGTAGGTAAATCCGAATTGTCATTGCCTCAATTGGAAGATGTATATAAAAAACTTGATGAAATTGATAAGGAAGCTAGAAATAGTGTAGGTGAAATTGCCGATGAAATTCAATCTTTAACAAATACGGCTATGGAAATTGCCTTAAGTACGGATAGAAAATCGGTAGAAAGACGAAACGAAATTCAATCTGCCATAAATCAAATGGAAACAAAACTTAGTTCCGAACTTAACGGATTGAGTATAAAGGGCGCCGGTTCTTATCCCGAATTTAATTCAAAAAAACTTTCAAGGGATATTACAAGCTATCTTTTTTATAAGCCTATTCTGTATAGAGATGCAGGAGGACAATCTAATTTTGTTCAAGGTATGGTTTATATTCAGGTTTCTACACAGGGCTTGATTGAACAAATTGATGAAGCAACAACTGCACTATATAAAATTATATTCTTGATTTCGTTAGGTGCTCTTGCAGCCGGCTTACTTGGTGCTTATATTTTGTCTTCAATTATTACTGCCCCGATAAAAAAACTTGTAGAGCATGTTGCAATGATTGCTGCTACTGAAGACAAGGAACTACTTGCGGGTAAGGATGTTAAACTTAAAACAAAGGATGAAATAGGTGTTTTAGGAACAACCATAAATGAAATGACAAGCGGTCTTGTCGAGGCAGCTGCTGCTTCAAAGGATTTGACCATGGGTAAAGAAATTCAAAAAATGTTTTTACCCCTAGATTTAGATGAAGCAGGAAGAAAACTTACATCAGGAAAGACTGTAGACGATAATGTAGAATTCTTCGGTTATTATGAAGGAGCCCGAGGTGTTTCGGGAGACTATTTCGACTATATAAAACTGGACGACAGATATTATGCAATTATAAAGTGCGACGTTGCAGGTAAGGGGGTTCCCGCCGCTCTTATAATGGTCGAGGTCGCAACTCTTTTCTTGGACTATTTTAGAGACTGGAGCTATAAAAAGCAGGGATTAAAAATAGATCAGGTTGTATCACGAATAAACGACTTACTGGAATCCAGAGGTTTTAAGGGACGCTTTGCGGCCTTTACCCTTTGTATTATGGATTCGATAAGCGGTAATGTTCATTTTTGTAATGCAGGGGATAATATTATAAATATTTATGATGCAGCCTCAAAGAAAATGAAAGAAGTTGTTTTGACCGAAGTTTCTGCTGCGGGAGTTTTCCCGACTTTTATGATAGATATGAAAGGCGGCTTTAAGGTTGAAACCGTTAAATTAAATTCCGGAGATGTTCTGTTCCTATACACTGACGGTATTGAAGAAGCCAAACGCTTGTTTAGGAATTCCAAACTACAGCCTGTTTTATGCGAAGAGCCCGGACTTGAAAAAGATGCCGAGCATGAAACTCATAGTGTAGGTCAGGATGGAGAAGAGTTGGGTAAGCCCCGCGTATGCGAAATTATCGAAAGTATCTTTGCCCGCAGGTTTTTTAGCTTAAAGAAATGGCATAATCCGATTGAGAATGAACAATTTGATTTTGATTTTACAAACCTTGAGGGAACAATTGAAGATGCGGTTATAGGCCTTGTTTCAGTTGAAAAAATATTCCGAATGTATCAGGATCCTAAGGCTACCGAAAGAGATATGGTTCAGGTAGATAAAAAAATAGATTTATTTTTAAATAAACATTTTAGGCAATATCAAACTTATTGCGGAAACCGTGTACCTAACACCAGTTATAACGAGTATCTTTATTATACAAATGTACGTGAAGACCAGCAATATGACGATTTAACTATTTTGGGAATTAAGAAAAAATAA
- a CDS encoding UPF0164 family protein, with protein sequence MKRIFQAVCISIFLIFSKTGLFCADISNFYSGVSSIFDIFTQKFEGETAFRSLLIPSGGRFEGLGGTFTALSNDISFFDANPAASALLKETELNVLHNSWIADSKLETVGYTQRKNHLGWGTSLRCFYIPFTEYGKLGEKKASGYYSETFLTANIAYNFLAGYDFKGLTIGGSIKTGIRSMPPFSGQDEPADPDNTAPQYKNASQQNGYAVLGDFGIMIRANVTKIFYSDEPNFYFGLSLKNFGTPIRGDIPPSYISLGFAYRPVSFFLFGIDLNQGINVVNIKNSGLPYGSLGFMFSITKYFNLLTGFGIKGGNPRFTLGGEVNISDVQISANYTLDLSSQVTNISRISVGVKLLLGQDKRDEKLSTIKKLYVQALKEYNNKNYEKAIELWKEILTIDKRYDPAIEGIARAEQQLQLLEEIKKILFLD encoded by the coding sequence ATGAAGAGAATTTTTCAAGCCGTTTGCATAAGTATTTTTCTCATTTTTTCAAAAACAGGCCTTTTTTGTGCAGATATTTCCAATTTTTACTCGGGAGTATCATCAATTTTTGATATATTTACACAAAAATTTGAAGGAGAAACAGCTTTTCGCTCCCTTTTGATTCCCTCAGGAGGCCGCTTTGAAGGTCTTGGAGGTACTTTTACAGCTCTTTCAAACGATATAAGTTTTTTTGATGCAAACCCTGCTGCGAGTGCCCTTTTAAAAGAAACCGAGCTGAATGTTCTGCATAACAGCTGGATAGCAGATTCCAAGCTCGAAACGGTAGGCTATACCCAAAGGAAAAATCATCTGGGCTGGGGAACATCTCTAAGGTGCTTCTACATTCCCTTTACCGAATATGGAAAATTAGGCGAAAAAAAAGCATCAGGCTATTATAGCGAAACCTTTTTAACCGCAAATATAGCCTATAATTTTCTTGCTGGCTATGATTTTAAGGGCTTAACTATAGGAGGAAGTATAAAAACCGGCATAAGGTCAATGCCTCCTTTTTCAGGACAAGATGAACCGGCAGATCCGGATAACACTGCCCCTCAATATAAAAATGCTTCACAACAAAACGGATATGCAGTTCTTGGAGACTTTGGAATTATGATAAGGGCCAATGTTACAAAAATTTTTTACAGTGATGAGCCTAATTTCTATTTCGGACTTAGCTTAAAAAATTTCGGCACCCCCATAAGAGGAGACATTCCTCCTTCATATATCTCTCTAGGCTTTGCATACCGTCCGGTTTCTTTCTTTTTATTCGGAATAGATTTAAATCAGGGGATAAATGTTGTAAATATAAAAAATTCAGGGCTTCCTTATGGAAGTTTAGGATTTATGTTTTCAATCACAAAATATTTTAATCTTCTAACAGGTTTCGGCATTAAGGGAGGAAATCCCCGATTTACCTTGGGAGGAGAAGTAAACATCTCGGATGTTCAAATTTCTGCAAATTATACCCTGGACCTGTCCAGTCAGGTTACAAATATCAGCCGTATCAGCGTGGGAGTAAAGCTCCTTTTAGGTCAGGATAAAAGAGATGAAAAACTTAGCACTATAAAAAAGCTATATGTTCAAGCTTTAAAAGAGTACAATAATAAAAACTACGAAAAAGCTATAGAGCTTTGGAAAGAAATTTTAACGATAGACAAACGCTATGATCCTGCAATCGAAGGCATAGCCAGAGCCGAACAGCAGCTTCAGCTCTTAGAAGAAATCAAAAAAATCTTGTTTCTCGATTAA
- a CDS encoding DNA topoisomerase IV subunit A: MDYIESLFNKNFLEYASYVIRDRAIPDLEDGLKPVQRRILHSLFEMDDGKFHKVANVIGHCMKYHPHGDASIGNALVVLASKELFIDTQGNFGNIFTGDEASAPRYIECRVNDFAKTIFYNPHITDYTVSYDGRNKEPLAFRAKLPVILAIGAEGIAVGMSTKILPHNILEIIEAEKAFLSGKSFALFPDFPTGGLIDVSEYEDGLGKVLVRAKLDTSDEKRIVIRELPFGSTTESMINSIEAASKAGKVKISEISDYTGENVEIELKLPRGVYSADVVDALYAFTECEQSIPCNLLVIKDNLPVQITVTNIIKYHAKQLMQILKDELEYERAMLTERLHMRTLERIFIEERIYKKIETMKTAEGVINAVIKGFIPFKKELIRAVTEDDVDKLLKIPIRRISLYDINKNREEVREINNRLKEIAKLLKNLKGYAISVLDGIAAKLPAEEFKRKTEITGFTKVDVKEAVTRDTALRYDEETGYLGTSVTTGKEILRVSPYDRIFVLRKSGVYTVMDVPDRVFVDTGMWYCGFAEKEELSKVLFTVIYRDSKTKYAYIKRARVEGYILNRDYLFAPDNTEVLFASTKLKFSFKLNYAPKPRVKKIEEEFKADSFAEKGLKAQGVRLSVREALSAEELSEKKSLIKKAQKTSKTGKKKASDK, encoded by the coding sequence ATGGATTATATTGAAAGTCTTTTTAATAAGAATTTTTTGGAATATGCAAGTTATGTTATCCGCGACAGGGCCATACCCGACCTTGAGGACGGTTTAAAGCCTGTTCAAAGGAGAATTTTACATTCTCTTTTTGAGATGGATGACGGCAAATTTCACAAGGTAGCAAACGTTATCGGGCACTGTATGAAGTACCATCCCCACGGAGACGCTTCAATAGGAAACGCCCTCGTGGTTCTTGCTTCAAAAGAGCTTTTTATAGATACTCAAGGAAACTTCGGGAATATTTTTACCGGAGATGAAGCTTCCGCTCCCCGATACATAGAGTGCAGGGTAAACGACTTTGCAAAAACTATCTTTTATAATCCCCATATAACCGATTATACGGTTTCCTATGACGGAAGGAACAAGGAACCCTTAGCCTTTAGGGCAAAACTCCCCGTAATCCTCGCGATAGGGGCAGAGGGAATTGCCGTAGGTATGTCCACAAAAATTTTGCCCCATAATATCCTCGAAATAATTGAAGCCGAAAAAGCCTTTTTAAGCGGAAAATCCTTTGCTCTTTTCCCCGACTTTCCCACAGGAGGATTGATAGATGTTTCGGAATATGAAGACGGCTTAGGCAAAGTCTTAGTCAGGGCCAAGCTCGACACATCCGACGAAAAGAGGATAGTAATAAGGGAGTTACCCTTCGGAAGCACCACCGAAAGCATGATTAACTCTATCGAGGCTGCTTCAAAGGCCGGAAAGGTTAAGATTTCGGAAATAAGCGACTATACGGGCGAAAATGTCGAGATTGAGTTAAAGCTCCCCAGAGGGGTTTACTCTGCCGATGTGGTGGATGCCCTCTATGCTTTTACCGAATGCGAGCAGTCTATTCCATGCAATCTTTTGGTTATAAAGGACAATCTTCCGGTTCAAATTACCGTAACGAACATAATAAAATACCATGCCAAGCAGCTGATGCAGATTTTAAAGGATGAGCTCGAATATGAAAGAGCCATGCTTACCGAACGTCTGCACATGCGCACCCTTGAGCGTATTTTTATCGAGGAACGCATATACAAAAAGATAGAAACTATGAAGACGGCAGAGGGGGTAATCAATGCGGTTATCAAGGGCTTTATTCCCTTTAAAAAAGAATTAATCCGCGCTGTAACCGAAGATGATGTCGACAAATTGCTTAAAATCCCCATCCGCCGAATATCTCTTTACGATATAAACAAAAACCGTGAAGAGGTTAGGGAGATAAATAACCGCTTAAAGGAAATAGCAAAGCTTTTAAAGAACTTAAAGGGCTATGCTATTTCGGTTTTGGACGGAATTGCGGCAAAGCTTCCGGCAGAAGAATTTAAGCGCAAGACCGAGATTACCGGCTTTACAAAGGTTGATGTAAAAGAGGCCGTAACAAGGGATACAGCCCTCCGCTATGATGAAGAAACGGGCTATCTCGGTACATCCGTTACCACAGGAAAAGAGATTCTACGGGTCAGCCCCTATGACCGCATCTTTGTCTTGCGGAAGAGCGGGGTTTACACCGTAATGGATGTGCCCGACCGAGTCTTTGTCGATACCGGAATGTGGTATTGCGGCTTTGCCGAAAAAGAAGAGCTTTCTAAGGTGCTTTTTACCGTAATTTACCGCGATTCCAAGACAAAGTATGCCTATATAAAGAGGGCTAGGGTAGAAGGCTATATCCTAAACAGGGATTACCTTTTTGCTCCTGACAACACCGAGGTGCTTTTTGCAAGTACTAAGCTTAAGTTTTCTTTTAAGCTGAACTATGCGCCTAAACCTAGAGTAAAAAAAATAGAAGAAGAATTTAAGGCCGATTCCTTTGCCGAGAAGGGCTTAAAGGCCCAAGGCGTACGCCTTTCGGTACGGGAGGCTCTTTCTGCGGAAGAACTGTCTGAAAAAAAATCATTGATTAAAAAGGCTCAAAAGACTTCAAAAACAGGGAAGAAAAAAGCATCCGATAAATAA
- a CDS encoding ABC transporter ATP-binding protein yields the protein MLKVQNLSKYYGSKKAPVVGCKNISFELKTGEITSLLGLNGAGKSSIINCISGYYTPDEGDAFIGSYSILTDGLEAKKLLGILYEQNPLYSNMTVYDFLYFAGQMHGIEKEKLDDALNEVIDFCEIDEVKNHLIKSLSKGFKQRVGLAQAVLHNPPLIILDEPASGFDSVQVKDFEKKILHIAKEKTILICTHDLRQAAELCSNHILLNKGEIIAVGNLLEIKEQLQTEGCEFDSEMNYTVLEKAFEFFAGINKNEFRKNE from the coding sequence ATGCTCAAAGTACAAAACTTAAGTAAGTATTACGGAAGCAAAAAAGCTCCGGTTGTAGGATGTAAAAATATTTCGTTTGAATTAAAAACGGGAGAGATAACTTCGCTTTTGGGTTTAAACGGTGCCGGTAAAAGCAGTATTATAAACTGTATATCAGGTTATTATACTCCGGATGAAGGAGATGCTTTTATAGGTTCGTACTCCATATTAACTGATGGACTTGAAGCAAAAAAACTTCTAGGCATCCTATATGAACAAAATCCTCTTTATTCAAATATGACGGTCTATGACTTTTTATATTTTGCAGGTCAAATGCATGGAATAGAAAAAGAAAAATTGGACGATGCTTTAAATGAGGTAATCGATTTTTGTGAAATAGATGAAGTAAAAAATCATTTAATTAAAAGTTTGTCGAAGGGCTTTAAGCAGCGTGTAGGACTGGCTCAAGCTGTTTTACATAATCCCCCATTGATTATTTTGGATGAACCCGCTTCAGGTTTTGATTCGGTGCAGGTAAAAGATTTTGAAAAAAAAATATTGCATATTGCAAAAGAAAAAACTATTTTGATATGCACTCATGATTTAAGGCAGGCTGCGGAGCTTTGCTCCAATCATATTTTGCTCAATAAGGGAGAAATAATAGCCGTTGGTAATCTTTTAGAAATAAAAGAGCAGTTGCAGACGGAAGGCTGTGAGTTTGATTCGGAAATGAATTATACTGTATTGGAAAAAGCTTTTGAATTTTTTGCAGGGATAAACAAAAATGAATTTAGAAAAAACGAATAA
- a CDS encoding ABC transporter permease encodes MNLEKTNKNLIFFIAKKEFKMMYKSSSFYAASLFFLAGAAIAFIGSDSWFNAGLSDLKNFFLNMPLLFCVVIPMLTMSSWSDEKKQFTDKFLFSLPVSIRCIVLGKYLSLILIWSIMLALSLVIPLSVFSLAYFDSGSFFVSYISIFLFGAGIISISFGLSAVSGKTEINFLLSFLTVLFFTIIYPLTKNLNLPLLPNKIIAYLSFSSHFESAARGLFDSRDIIFYLILVALGIELNVFILTQQRNVR; translated from the coding sequence ATGAATTTAGAAAAAACGAATAAAAATCTTATTTTTTTTATTGCAAAAAAAGAATTTAAGATGATGTATAAAAGTTCATCCTTTTATGCTGCTTCTCTTTTTTTTCTGGCCGGTGCGGCTATTGCTTTTATCGGTTCCGATTCGTGGTTTAATGCAGGCTTGTCTGACTTAAAAAACTTTTTTTTGAATATGCCTCTTTTATTTTGTGTTGTAATTCCTATGTTGACGATGAGTTCGTGGAGTGATGAAAAAAAACAATTTACCGATAAGTTTTTATTTTCGCTGCCCGTTTCAATCCGCTGTATTGTACTTGGAAAATATTTAAGCCTTATTTTAATATGGTCTATTATGCTCGCTTTAAGCTTGGTAATACCGCTTTCAGTTTTTTCATTAGCCTATTTCGATTCCGGCTCTTTTTTTGTTTCTTATATTTCTATTTTTTTATTCGGTGCTGGTATTATTTCTATTTCTTTTGGACTTTCGGCTGTAAGCGGTAAAACTGAAATTAATTTTTTGCTTTCATTTTTGACTGTGTTGTTTTTTACAATTATTTATCCTTTAACAAAAAATTTAAATCTCCCCTTATTGCCGAATAAAATTATTGCTTATCTTTCTTTTAGCTCCCATTTTGAATCGGCTGCGAGAGGGCTTTTTGATTCACGCGACATTATCTTCTATTTAATTTTAGTCGCCTTAGGAATTGAGCTTAATGTTTTTATTTTAACCCAACAAAGGAATGTAAGATGA
- a CDS encoding GldG family protein, with protein sequence MKKEYKFQFLLFVLVLILISLVSSKIYFRLDTTKEKNYTLSNYTKELLTNLESSVKVTWFKSSNVDSFFPSLKYLNDMLSEYKLYSNGNFDVVIKDTASLSSDAISKIGLIPREIEAQDNAMKIIHKLYSGLMIEYMGQTRIIPFIDDIDTLEYDLARFILSMRSDALGNAQAGTVFLIADPALLETDYSYVIPWLEYAGFNVLPLELPLSNIPAEFPLLVIGSDYIDYSSAAAIDMFLQKEGRAVFFVSGNKVDVKGSWKAKPKVKDFLLDVLSHHGFYINADMALDLINNFRITMAQVDNKGTKLINYPFWIRFPLSGINRDHPIFAAYRPLISFWPSSIDLDLNKNTELVPYVLTGQNSLTVFDSYSTDPLENHFKKFEDASFKPSVIVAGQTKPSRILVISDEYMISRAIDYTGSTYNMDFMVNCLEYVSLKDNLLLLKNKKHSPPPFKQFEDREKITSLVFRARLISIILLPLSVFILGLYMFIKQRRSR encoded by the coding sequence ATGAAAAAAGAATATAAGTTTCAATTTTTGCTTTTTGTTTTGGTGCTTATTTTAATTTCTCTTGTTTCTTCAAAAATATATTTTAGACTTGATACTACAAAAGAAAAAAATTACACCTTGTCAAATTATACAAAAGAATTATTGACGAATCTTGAAAGCTCCGTAAAGGTAACTTGGTTTAAAAGTTCAAATGTAGATAGTTTTTTTCCTTCATTAAAATATTTAAACGATATGCTTTCAGAGTATAAATTATATTCCAATGGAAATTTTGATGTTGTAATAAAAGATACTGCAAGCCTTTCATCGGATGCAATAAGCAAGATAGGGTTGATCCCCCGTGAAATAGAAGCTCAAGACAATGCAATGAAGATAATCCATAAGCTGTACTCGGGTCTTATGATAGAATATATGGGGCAAACAAGAATTATACCCTTTATTGATGATATTGATACATTAGAGTATGACCTTGCAAGATTTATTTTAAGTATGAGGTCTGATGCTTTAGGAAATGCCCAAGCGGGAACGGTTTTTCTTATTGCGGATCCTGCCTTGCTTGAAACCGATTATTCTTATGTAATTCCTTGGCTTGAATATGCAGGTTTTAATGTTTTACCTTTGGAATTGCCTCTAAGCAATATACCTGCCGAATTTCCTCTTTTGGTTATAGGTTCGGATTATATAGATTATTCTTCCGCTGCTGCGATAGATATGTTTTTACAAAAAGAGGGCAGGGCTGTTTTTTTTGTTTCAGGGAATAAGGTCGATGTAAAAGGTTCTTGGAAAGCTAAGCCTAAGGTAAAAGATTTTCTATTGGATGTGCTTTCTCATCACGGCTTTTATATAAATGCCGATATGGCCTTGGATTTAATAAATAACTTCCGCATTACGATGGCTCAAGTTGATAATAAAGGTACAAAACTAATTAATTATCCTTTTTGGATTCGGTTTCCTTTAAGCGGTATTAACCGAGACCATCCGATATTTGCCGCTTACCGGCCATTGATTTCTTTTTGGCCTTCTTCAATAGATTTGGATTTAAATAAAAATACCGAGCTTGTCCCCTATGTACTTACAGGTCAAAACTCCTTGACGGTTTTTGATTCTTACAGCACCGATCCTCTTGAAAATCATTTTAAAAAATTTGAAGATGCATCGTTTAAGCCTTCGGTTATAGTTGCAGGGCAAACAAAGCCTTCCCGTATCTTGGTTATAAGCGATGAGTATATGATAAGCAGGGCAATCGATTACACCGGCTCCACATACAATATGGATTTTATGGTAAACTGTTTGGAGTATGTTTCTTTAAAAGATAATCTCCTTTTGTTAAAAAATAAAAAACATTCTCCTCCTCCCTTTAAACAATTTGAAGATAGAGAAAAAATAACAAGCCTTGTATTTAGGGCAAGATTAATTTCTATTATACTTCTTCCTCTTTCCGTTTTTATTCTGGGGCTTTATATGTTTATAAAACAAAGGAGATCAAGGTGA